The Granulicella sp. 5B5 nucleotide sequence ATGGCAGGTCATTCCCCCGATCGGCCCCGATAAGTTTGAGGCTCGCCATGCACATAACGAATTGCTGCAACAGTTTTACGCGTATGGTGCAGCGGGCATCGTTCTCCTGACGGGGGTCTATGGCAGCTTCTATCGACAAGTCAGGAAATTGCCTCCGGGATCAATGAGGGTTTTCTTTTGTTCTCTATTGCTTTTTGTGATCGTTCGCGGGCTTGCTGATACGGAGGCCTTCGATTTGTCTCTGCCGCTCTGGGCCATTATTCTCTTCAGCGCGTCCATCGAAGGAATGATACAAGACCGGGCACAGTATCGAATCCGAGGGCTAATAGCGCATCCTCGAGCCGATACAATGGGAGCATCATCGATCGTTATGGGATCTTAAGTCTTAGGTTGACTTTCGACCGATGCGGAATGTCATTGCATTGTAACTTTTGCTCCATTTCCGGTGTCGTTAGAGAGGTGGGAGGCATAAATCAAGGAAAATATATGTATGGAGTTATTTCAATGGTGAACGATGAAGAGCTTATAGAAGAGTTTGGACGCGACACCACGCACCTGCCGAATCTCGGTACGATCCTGATCGTTGAGGACGATCCTCGCATGCAGAAGGTGCTGTATCGGATCTTCTCAGAGGAGCAGTACTCCGTTCTCGTTGCAGGCGACGGCCAAACGGCCCTTGAGATGTTTCGTCAGGCGCATCCGCTGGCGGTTGTGCTGGATCTGATTCTGCCGCATATCTCTGGCCGTGAGTTGTGCAACATGTTCAAGCAGGTCGCGCCGGAGACGCCTATCGTTATCCTGAGCGCGATCACCGACGTCACAGACAAGGTCCTGCTGCTGGAGTTGGGTGCGGATGACTATGTCACGAAGCCGTTCAGCCCACGCGAGTTGATGGCCCGCGTGCAGGCCGCAGTTCGCCGTCGCAACAAGCCCGCCCAGGCGACGGTCTACCACTTCGCCAATTGCGAGATCGACTTCAAGAAAATGACGGTATTGCGTGACGGCAAATCCGTGGTGCTCACTGCTCACGAATTCAAGCTGCTAAAGTTCTTCACGGAAAATGTGGAACGCGTGCTCACACGCGAAGTTCTATTAAATGAGGTCTGGGGCTACAATTTCTTCCCAACGACCCGTACGGTCGATAACCAGATATTGAAGCTCCGGCAGAAGCTCGAGCCCGATCCTGCAAACCCTCGTCATCTCCTAACAATTTATGGAGCGGGATACAAGTTTGTACCGTAAGAACCATATCGAGTTGCAATCAACAGATGAGGCAGCCGCAGGGGCCAACTCGTTGCGCTACGAGCCGGGCATACGGACTCATATACTCCTGGTGGTCGCCATGGCAGCCGTAATCGCGATTATCACCAGCCTGAGTCTGCTTCTGATCCGTCAGGGCCTGCAGGCGCAAATCACGGAGAACCTCACGCAAGACTTGAGTCATTCGGTGCGTTCTTTCCAGGATTTGCAAAATGAGCGGCTGAACGATCTGCGGAGAGAGAACGCACTTCTCGCAGAGCTGCCAACGCTGAAGGCCCTCATGACGAGTGGCGATGAGGCTACGATTCGCAACGGTGCCACCGAGTTCTGGCATTTAAGCGGTGCCGATCTTTTTGTTCTGACGAATGCGGAAGGTCAGGTCCTCACGGCATACACGAAGGACGGCTCATCCGTATCCAACCTGCAGGGTGATTTAGATACATTACTTGCATCCCCCGGCAAGCATTACCTTATCCACGGCAACTCGCTTTATGCCTGCGCTATCCGGCCCCTGTTCTTCGGTGCTGACGAGTCCGGCACCATACTCGGCTATGTGATCAGCGGCTCGGCGATCAATCGTTCCGTAGAGGAGATCAGCCGGCCGACCGGCGTGGATGTCCTTTTTCTCAGCGGTGACCGCGTTGTGGCTGGCTCGCTTGCAAGGCTGTCAGGAAAGGATGCGGCCGCGCGGAAGCAATGGGTGAACCAGCAAGAAGGTGCATCGACCATCGTGAAGGTGGGCAACGCTCGATATCTATCGACCGCGGAAGACTTCTCCTCGGTGGCGACCGCTCCGCTCCGCCTCATTGTCCTGAAGTCTCTGGCACCGGCGGAGCAATGGATCAGCCGGATCAATCGGATGATTCTCGCTGTCGGGGCGGTCGCTCTGTGTGCCGGGACGATACTGATGATATTTCTGTCCAGGTCCGTGACAAGACCGCTCGAAGAGCTCTCTCGCAGCGTGCTTGCCTTCGGAACGGGAGATGATACACGGGGTATTCCCAGCTCCGGAACGCAGGAAATTCGCCATCTTGCCGTGGCGTTTGCCGGCATGCGGGTGGAAATCCAGCAGGCCCATGCCGCGTTACTCGAGTCGGAGAGGCTGGCGACGATAGGGCGAATGGCCAACTCCGTCTCGCACGACCTGCGTCACTACCTCGCTACGGTGTACGCGAACGCCGAGTTTCTCGCTTCTGACAACCTACCTCCGGCTGAAAGGGCTGAAATATTCAATGACATTCGTACGGCGGTGAATGGCACCACTGACATGATCGAGTCATTGCTGATCTTCAGTCGGTCCGGGAATATGGTTCGCCGTGCGCCGGAGTTGCTGGCCACCCTGCTTGAGCGCTCTGTCGGCCTTATGCGTCGTCACCCCGATGCTGCTAACGTTACAATTCGCACCCAATACGGAGATCCCACCGATACGGCCGTTATGGTGGACGGCAAGCAGATAGAGCGGGCGATCTACAATCTTCTACTGAACGCTTGTCAGGCACCGCGGCCAAGCGGCGTTCCGGCCACAGTGCTCATCACATTGGAGTCCGATGCAGGGATGATGATAGTCCGCGTCATCGACAATGGTATCGGCATCCCAGCCTCCATCAGGAATAATCTCTTCGAGCCCTTTGTGAGTGAAGGCAAGCAGAAGGGAACAGGACTAGGGCTTACTCTTGTTCAGCGGGTGGCGCTCGATCACGGCGGCGACATACGCGTGAGGAGCAGTATCGAAGGCGAGACAATCTTCGAGATGCTGATTGCTCAGAATGTGAACGCAGCGCGGGAAACGAATGCAGTCGTCGCAGCTGATCAGCTCGTGCTGAAAGGAGAGGACCGTGTTCAGGCCTAAACAGGCGAATCTTCTTCCTCGGATATCCATACGGATTGATATATGCGTCCTTTGCGCACTCAGTCTGCTGGCTCTGCCTTCTGTCATCGCGCAGACACCCGATCAGCCGAGCATCTCGCAACAGGTCGACAATCTCAAGCAGGCGATAGGAAGAACACAGGGGCAATTGGAGGAGTCGCAGCGCCAACTCGACGAGCTGCGACGTCAGCTTGCGGCCCTCGAACAACGCCTGAAGAGCTCGACCTCGAGTCCGCCGCCCGCCAACAATCCGAACGTAAGCTCTTCCTCCGTGCAGGAGCAAGCTAAGGTGGCCTCTGCCATCAGTGATATTCAGGAGCAGCAGTCGCTCCAGGAAGCTCAGATAGCCACGCATGAGCAGACCAAGGTGGAGAGTGAATCGAAATATCCTGTGAAGGTGACAGGACTCATCCTCTTCAATAGCTTCGTCAACACCGGAGCAGTCGACATTCCCTCAACGCCAACAATCGCGATTGCAGGAAGCGGTAGTACGGGGGCAAGTGTTCGACAGACGGTGCTTGGGCTCGACGCGATGGGTCCCCATCTCTTCGGTGCGCGTAGCAGTGCAGATCTACGGATCGACTTCGAGGGTGCGACGCCGTCCTACTCCGTTGCAGGATATTCAGGTCCGTATGCGTCAACGGGCCTCCTGCGTCTGCGCACCGCGCATGCCGCTCTCACCTGGGATACGACGGAGGCCTACTTCTCTCTGGATCGGCCGATCATCAGCCCGGATGCACCGACATCTCTCACCGCCGTTGCGGAGCCTGCGCTTGCCTGGTCCGGAGATCTCTGGACATGGAACCCTCAACTCGGCATCACTCAGAACGTTCATCTTGGACAGAAAAGTACACTTCGTCTTCAGGCCGCACTTATCGACACGGGCGACGCTCCGCAGACACCGGTGGTAACGACTACCGCTACAGGGGTCGTCTCTCCCACCGCAGCGGAGCAGAGCCGTTGGCCGGGTATCGAAGCGCGCTTCGCGCTCTACGGCTCTGGCGACTCTGAGGAAGCGGACCACATCGGAGTGGGAGGTTATTTCTCAAAGCACGATACAACTTCCTATAACTTCGATGCTTGGGCAGCAACGCTTGACGCGCGCTTCCATCTGGCGAAAGGGTTTCAGCTCAGTGGCAATGCCTACCGGGGCGCGGCTCTGGGTGGTCTCGGCGCTGGCGGGTATAAAGACTATGTAACGGCGGAGAGCGGCTCCTCCGGCGAGTATTATTCTCAAGCTCTCGACGACGTGGGTGGCTGGGTCCAGGTGAAGAAAATCTTCACTCCGCGTTGGGAGGCAAACGCCGCATACGGTATCGACAATGTCTTTTCTCAGGAACTGCGTCGCTATATGACTGCTGGCACAGGTCCGTACCAAAACCTCGCTCGAAATTCGACCTACACAGGGAATGTCATCTTCCGTCCGAGCGCGTATCTACTCTTCTCCGTCGAATATAGACATATAGATAGTGCTCCCATCGTGGGCGCGCCCGCAATCAGCGATATCATCGGCCTTGCTGCGGGATATAAGTTTTGATAGATACAAAGCTAACTCGGATCTTATTGGTACCCCTCCTGCTATCGGGTTGCACCCTCGGTCTCTCTCAGGAGAGACAGGAGGCAAAGCCTCTCGGGGAGGTAAGGCTGCAACTCGTCTCATCCCTTCCGGGCAAGCCACATCCCGTTCCCGCGGTGGCATGGTTGTCTCCGCTTCCCGGCACACCAGTCATGCCCTTTCCGTCGCAGGGCCATTACACACTTCTGCAGAAGAATCGTAAGTTCACGCCACATCTTCTCGTGATTCCCGTTGGCGCTGCGGTGCAGTTTCCGAACGAAGACCCTTTCTTTCACAATGTTTTTTCTCTATTCGATGGCAAGAGGTTCGACCTCGGTTTATATGAAGCCGGCTCGAGTAAGTCTGTTACCTTTTCGAAAGAAGGGTCTTCCTACATCTTCTGCAACATTCATCCAGAGATGAGCGCTGTTATCGTGGCCCTCTCCTCGCCACTGTACGCGATAGGCGGGCCCGATAATTCTTTCGTGATTCAGAACACCCCAGCGGGCAACTACGAATTGCACCTTTGGATCGAAGGGGTATCGGATTCGACGCTTGCCCATCTGGTTCGGCGCGTGCATGTGGGATCTGGGTTAACGAATCTCGGCGTTCTGAAAGCACCCATCCCTGCTCGCCATCCGCGGAGCCATACAAATATGTTCGATAAAAGCTATGAAGACGAAGCCCATCCCATCTACTAGATGCCAGGCAAATGGATGGAATAGGTCTTGGATCGGCCCTTTCAAAGAGAACCGCGTGCCACTGCCGCGTCAAAGGATCACGAGATCAATCTCATTACCCGATACATCATCCGTTCACACGATACCCCTACAGTTCACCTCGGAGGGAAATCATG carries:
- a CDS encoding ATP-binding protein; the protein is MYRKNHIELQSTDEAAAGANSLRYEPGIRTHILLVVAMAAVIAIITSLSLLLIRQGLQAQITENLTQDLSHSVRSFQDLQNERLNDLRRENALLAELPTLKALMTSGDEATIRNGATEFWHLSGADLFVLTNAEGQVLTAYTKDGSSVSNLQGDLDTLLASPGKHYLIHGNSLYACAIRPLFFGADESGTILGYVISGSAINRSVEEISRPTGVDVLFLSGDRVVAGSLARLSGKDAAARKQWVNQQEGASTIVKVGNARYLSTAEDFSSVATAPLRLIVLKSLAPAEQWISRINRMILAVGAVALCAGTILMIFLSRSVTRPLEELSRSVLAFGTGDDTRGIPSSGTQEIRHLAVAFAGMRVEIQQAHAALLESERLATIGRMANSVSHDLRHYLATVYANAEFLASDNLPPAERAEIFNDIRTAVNGTTDMIESLLIFSRSGNMVRRAPELLATLLERSVGLMRRHPDAANVTIRTQYGDPTDTAVMVDGKQIERAIYNLLLNACQAPRPSGVPATVLITLESDAGMMIVRVIDNGIGIPASIRNNLFEPFVSEGKQKGTGLGLTLVQRVALDHGGDIRVRSSIEGETIFEMLIAQNVNAARETNAVVAADQLVLKGEDRVQA
- a CDS encoding response regulator transcription factor; this encodes MVNDEELIEEFGRDTTHLPNLGTILIVEDDPRMQKVLYRIFSEEQYSVLVAGDGQTALEMFRQAHPLAVVLDLILPHISGRELCNMFKQVAPETPIVILSAITDVTDKVLLLELGADDYVTKPFSPRELMARVQAAVRRRNKPAQATVYHFANCEIDFKKMTVLRDGKSVVLTAHEFKLLKFFTENVERVLTREVLLNEVWGYNFFPTTRTVDNQILKLRQKLEPDPANPRHLLTIYGAGYKFVP